One part of the Prunus persica cultivar Lovell chromosome G5, Prunus_persica_NCBIv2, whole genome shotgun sequence genome encodes these proteins:
- the LOC18777249 gene encoding probable serine/threonine-protein kinase At1g54610 yields the protein MGCVSSKQAVSVTPAFDHSGAFRDNVGNSGRSRVGLGEVEKKSKKGAELSGSELGESGRASSNGGCGGNYHKSNNSYCESLSFRLSNLQKYVEGEQVAAGWPAWLSAVAGEAIQGWVPLRADAYEKLEKIGQGTYSSVFRARDLETGKIVALKKVRFDNFEPESVRFMAREILILRRLDHPNVIKLEGLITSRLSCSIYLVFEYMEHDITGLLSNPDIKFSEAQIKCYLKQLLSGLEHCHSRGVMHRDIKGSNLLVSNDGILKVADFGLANFCNSGQRQPLTSRVVTLWYRPPELLLGSTDYGASIDLWSVGCAFAELLIGKPVLQGRTEVEQLHKIFKLCGSPPDDYWKKSKLPHATLFKPQQPYDSSLRQTFKDLPTTTLNLLETLLSVEPHKRGTASSALASEYFKMKPYACDPSSLPIYPPSKEIDAKNREEAKRKKIGGRVRGSETRKQTRKSLGCSKLAPAEDLAVQSQVSYKINANNGNILKEENAITGRELPKPSAGKVEESSHVKNASQGDIPFSGPLEVSTSSGFAWAKRRKDDASIRSHTRSISRGHIFNAIEPPIAVHTRNNFDSRRHENGELKYRVRTDSRGHDSYEIAKLAMMKQWGKLEHPDSFDASDGYHSQELSLALYQREEMAAKSDLGFQLQDQGDKVEFSGPLLSQPYRVDELLERHERHIRRTTRNSWFHRGKKQGK from the exons ATGGGTTGCGTGAGCTCGAAGCAAGCAGTGTCGGTGACGCCTGCGTTCGACCACTCGGGCGCGTTCAGGGACAATGTGGGGAATTCGGGTAGAAGTCGGGTCGGGTTGGGGGAGGTGGAGAAGAAGAGTAAGAAGGGCGCTGAGTTGAGTGGGAGCGAGTTGGGTGAGTCGGGAAGAGCGAGTTCAAATGGTGGCTGCGGTGGTAATTATCATAAGAGTAACAATAGTTATTGCGAGTCTTTGAGTTTCAGATTGAGTAATCTGCAGAAGTATGTGGAGGGTGAGCAGGTGGCCGCCGGCTGGCCGGCTTGGCTCAGCGCCGTCGCCGGCGAAGCCATTCAAGGTTGGGTCCCACTCCGCGCCGATGCCTATGAGAAATTAGAGAag ATTGGACAGGGTACGTACAGTAGTGTGTTCCGAGCACGGGACCTCGAAACTGGGAAGATAGTCGCCTTGAAGAAGGTGCGGTTTGACAATTTTGAGCCAGAAAGCGTCAGGTTTATGGCACGAGAAATCTTGATTCTTAGAAGGCTCGACCATCCAAATGTCATTAAACTGGAGGGCTTAATTACTTCCCGATTATCATGTAGCATATACCTTGTGTTCGAGTACATGGAACATGACATTACGGGACTCTTGTCTAATCCTGACATCAAGTTCAGTGAGGCACAG ATTAAATGTTACTTGAAGCAGCTGTTATCTGGACTTGAGCATTGTCACTCGCGGGGTGTAATGCATCGGGACATAAAAGGATCAAATCTACTGGTGAGCAACGATGGAATTTTGAAGGTGGCGGATTTTGGATTGGCAAACTTCTGTAATTCTGGGCAGAGGCAACCCCTAACCAGTCGTGTTGTCACTCTATGGTATCGTCCTCCTGAACTTTTGCTTGGATCGACGGATTATGGAGCTTCTATAGATCTTTGGAGTGTTGGCTGTGCATTTGCAGAGCTACTAATTGGGAAACCTGTTCTTCAAGGGAGGACTGAG GTTGAACAATTACACAAGATTTTCAAGCTTTGTGGCTCCCCACCAGATGATTACTGGAAAAAGTCCAAACTTCCTCATGCAACTCTATTTAAGCCACAACAACCTTATGATAGTTCTCTGCGGCAGACCTTTAAAGATTTACCTACAACCACTTTGAACCTACTAGAGACTCTTCTTTCTGTAGAACCACACAAGCGTGGGACTGCCTCCTCTGCTCTTGCATCCGAG TATTTTAAAATGAAGCCTTATGCATGTGATCCATCAAGCTTGCCAATATACCCACCTAGCAAAGAGATTGATGCGAAAAATCGAGAGGAGGCAAAGAG aaaaaagaTTGGAGGGCGAGTTCGTGGATCCGAAACAAGAAAGCAAACAAGAAAATCACTTGGATGTAGTAAATTAGCACCAGCagag GACTTAGCAGTCCAGTCTCAAGTTTCATATAAAATCAATGCTAATAATGGAAATATTCTCAAGGAAGAAAATGCTATCACAGGCAGGGAGTTGCCAAAGCCATCAGCTGGTAAAGTAGAAGAGTCTTCGCATGTAAAGAATGCATCTCAAGGAGACATTCCCTTCTCTGGTCCGTTAGAGGTTTCTACATCAAGTGGTTTTGCATGGGCAAAAAGGCGAAAAGATGATGCTTCCATAAGATCACATACTCGGTCTATTTCAAGAGGACACATTTTTAATGCAATAGAACCTCCGATCGCAGTGCATACAAGAAATAACTTTGACTCAAGAAGGCATGAAAATGGGGAGCTCAAGTACAGGGTGCGCACTGACTCTAGAGGGCATGATTCATACGAGATAGCAAAGCTCGCAATGATGAAACAATGGGGCAAGCTTGAGCACCCAGATTCCTTTGATGCTTCGGATGGGTACCACTCGCAGGAATTATCATTGGCACTTTATCAGAGAGAGGAAATGGCAGCTAAAAGTGATCTG GGTTTTCAACTTCAAGATCAAGGAGACAAGGTTGAGTTTTCCGGACCATTGTTGTCTCAACCATATAGAGTTGATGAACTTTTAGAAAGACATGAGCGCCACATCAGAAGGACGACCCGGAACTCATGGTTCCATAGAG GTAAGAAGCAAGGGAAGTAA